In the Helianthus annuus cultivar XRQ/B chromosome 11, HanXRQr2.0-SUNRISE, whole genome shotgun sequence genome, one interval contains:
- the LOC110872085 gene encoding uncharacterized protein LOC110872085 isoform X2 yields MGISQSMVVLLFHILIIICYKSMAVSLMDEIREAELKIVGLESMIEESISILDSKNMYIKEREKLVTELTTEFDHLQSVLLTIKNDSSSSCANERLEEEVRLLWATARRNNFELHSLESKAQDAETRLEVTQSRVETVTAIVNQQWIQIQHLEQALVIAQKESNEVKRQLSRCSFLKFLKRQFGHCPEVLETTWSTIKQKHHQLQRFVMIQMQKWKYTAAFANKEVVFFVASALITFPALSLGMILLNNVCC; encoded by the exons ATGGGGATCTCACAGTCCATGGTCGTTTTGTTATTTCATATCTTAATAATAATCTGTTACAAATCTATGGCTGTGAGTTTGATGGATGAAATTCGAGAAGCGGAGCTGAAGATCGTTGGATTAG AATCTATGATTGAGGAAAGCATTTCGATACTAGATTCCAAAAATATGTATATCAAAGAACGTGAGAAGCTTGTGACAGAGTTAACCACTGAATTTGATCATCTGCAATCTGTTTTGTTAACTATCAAG AAtgattcatcatcatcttgtgCAAATGAAAGACTGGAGGAAgag GTTCGACTTCTTTGGGCCACTGCAAGAAGAAACAATTTTGAGCTTCACAGCTTGGAGTCCAAAGCACAAGATGCTGAGACTAGGCTGGAAGTAACCCAGTCAAGGGTTGAAAcg GTGACTGCAATTGTGAATCAACAGTGGATTCAGATCCAACATCTTGAACAGGCGCTTGTCATTGCacaa aAGGAAAGTAACGAGGTCAAACGGCAACTTAGCAGGTGCTCCTTTCTAAAG TTTCTCAAAAGACAATTTGGACACTGTCCGGAGGTGCTAGAAACAACTTGGTCAACGATTAAACAAAAGCATCACCAG CTGCAACGCTTTGTGATGATCCAAATGCAAAAATGGAAGTACACTGCTGCTTTTGCTAACAAAGAAGTGGTCTTTTTTGTG GCATCTGCGCTAATCACCTTTCCAGCTTTAAGTCTGGGGATGATTCTGTTGAACAACGTTTGCTGCTAG
- the LOC110872085 gene encoding uncharacterized protein LOC110872085 isoform X1 → MGISQSMVVLLFHILIIICYKSMAVSLMDEIREAELKIVGLESMIEESISILDSKNMYIKEREKLVTELTTEFDHLQSVLLTIKNDSSSSCANERLEEEVRLLWATARRNNFELHSLESKAQDAETRLEVTQSRVETVTAIVNQQWIQIQHLEQALVIAQVCMYKESNEVKRQLSRCSFLKFLKRQFGHCPEVLETTWSTIKQKHHQLQRFVMIQMQKWKYTAAFANKEVVFFVASALITFPALSLGMILLNNVCC, encoded by the exons ATGGGGATCTCACAGTCCATGGTCGTTTTGTTATTTCATATCTTAATAATAATCTGTTACAAATCTATGGCTGTGAGTTTGATGGATGAAATTCGAGAAGCGGAGCTGAAGATCGTTGGATTAG AATCTATGATTGAGGAAAGCATTTCGATACTAGATTCCAAAAATATGTATATCAAAGAACGTGAGAAGCTTGTGACAGAGTTAACCACTGAATTTGATCATCTGCAATCTGTTTTGTTAACTATCAAG AAtgattcatcatcatcttgtgCAAATGAAAGACTGGAGGAAgag GTTCGACTTCTTTGGGCCACTGCAAGAAGAAACAATTTTGAGCTTCACAGCTTGGAGTCCAAAGCACAAGATGCTGAGACTAGGCTGGAAGTAACCCAGTCAAGGGTTGAAAcg GTGACTGCAATTGTGAATCAACAGTGGATTCAGATCCAACATCTTGAACAGGCGCTTGTCATTGCacaagtatgtatgtat aAGGAAAGTAACGAGGTCAAACGGCAACTTAGCAGGTGCTCCTTTCTAAAG TTTCTCAAAAGACAATTTGGACACTGTCCGGAGGTGCTAGAAACAACTTGGTCAACGATTAAACAAAAGCATCACCAG CTGCAACGCTTTGTGATGATCCAAATGCAAAAATGGAAGTACACTGCTGCTTTTGCTAACAAAGAAGTGGTCTTTTTTGTG GCATCTGCGCTAATCACCTTTCCAGCTTTAAGTCTGGGGATGATTCTGTTGAACAACGTTTGCTGCTAG
- the LOC110872086 gene encoding nudix hydrolase 15, mitochondrial codes for MSKERLAALAQQLRMYKAPVAADDDDAMGQPSERLRPKKAAVLICLFEQDNNEGIRVILTKRSSGLSTHSGEVALPGGKAEEDDVDDADTATREAHEEIGLHPSLVDVVAFLQPFLSKHLLRVIPVIGILSDRDAFNPTPNAAEVDDVFDAPLEMFLKDEHRRSEKREWMGEEYLVHYFDYETPPAAEAGGGNKKYLIWGLTAGILIRAASLVYQRPPDFLDQTPKFKLPRVLSKGTIMP; via the exons ATGAGCAAGGAGAGGTTGGCGGCGCTGGCTCAGCAGCTCCGGATGTACAAGGCACCGGTGGCGGCTGATGATGACGATGCAATGGGTCAGCCCTCAGAAAGATTGAGACCTAAGAAAGCGGCTGTTTTGATCTGCCTTTTCGAACAAGATAATAATGAGGGGATTCGCGTGATTCTTACCAAAAGATCTTCAGGCCTCTCCACACATTCAG GTGAAGTCGCTTTGCCAGGAGGGAAGGCCGAGGAAGATGACGTAGATGACGCTGACACAGCCACTAGGGAAGCACACGAAGAGATTGGCCTCCATCCCTCACTCGTAGATGTTGTTGCCTTTCTTCAGCCTTTCTTGTCTAAG CATCTTCTGCGGGTAATCCCTGTAATTGGCATACTTTCTGACAGAGATGCCTTCAATCCTACTCCTAATGCTGCTGAAGTAGATGACGTCTTTGATGCTCCTTTGGAAATGTTTCTAAAG GATGAACACCGAAGATCTGAAAAGAGAGAATGGATGGGAGAGGAATATCTGGTTCATTATTTTGACTACGAAACACCACCAGCAGCAGAAGCAGGTGGTGGTAATAAGAAATATCTTATTTGGGGTCTCACTGCTGGGATCTTGATCCGCGCTGCATCCCTTGTGTACCAGAGACCACCTGATTTTCTTGACCAAACCCCCAAATTCAAACTTCCTAGAGTCTTAAGCAAGGGCACCATAATGccataa